The proteins below are encoded in one region of Nitrospirota bacterium:
- a CDS encoding general secretion pathway protein GspK translates to MSYLQPHKKQNGIALVLVLWVIVILTAIVGEFAYSMRTELNITRNFKEEEIAYQLAHAGIEHARMEILSVPESSYPFPYFNKNGILIFAQGLEEEDPERELSFKNGSFSYTIIDEDGKLNINKATADQLKYIFTTLGVETTDADKIVDPVMDWIDTDNLHRLNGAEEDYYQSLENPYSCKDGPLDIIEELLLVKGMTADIFYGKKEAEKQEQSGVMQYLSAKNSAKINVNTAPEIVLTAAFGAGTAANIMRQREAGPILIPVAGGTVKSVFFTIISTGSNTDGTIKRSIKTIVQKTGNNLETIYWNDNWTEQGA, encoded by the coding sequence ATGAGTTATTTACAACCGCATAAAAAACAAAACGGAATTGCCCTTGTGCTTGTGCTCTGGGTCATAGTCATACTCACGGCAATAGTCGGGGAATTTGCCTATTCAATGAGGACAGAACTCAATATAACAAGAAATTTCAAGGAGGAGGAAATAGCATATCAGCTGGCCCATGCCGGCATTGAACACGCCCGCATGGAGATACTTTCTGTTCCGGAATCTTCATATCCATTCCCGTATTTCAATAAAAATGGTATCTTAATATTTGCGCAGGGATTGGAGGAGGAAGACCCTGAAAGAGAATTAAGTTTTAAAAATGGTTCGTTTTCATATACAATTATTGATGAAGACGGAAAACTCAACATTAACAAGGCTACTGCGGACCAGTTAAAATATATTTTTACAACATTAGGGGTAGAGACTACAGATGCGGATAAAATCGTTGATCCTGTTATGGACTGGATTGACACCGATAATCTTCACAGATTAAACGGGGCTGAGGAGGATTATTATCAGTCCTTGGAAAACCCTTACAGCTGTAAAGACGGGCCGCTTGATATTATTGAGGAGCTTCTTTTGGTCAAGGGGATGACCGCCGACATTTTTTATGGTAAAAAGGAAGCTGAAAAACAAGAACAGAGTGGAGTTATGCAATATCTCAGCGCTAAAAATTCTGCCAAGATAAATGTCAACACCGCTCCAGAGATAGTGCTGACGGCGGCCTTCGGCGCAGGCACCGCTGCAAATATCATGAGGCAGAGGGAGGCAGGCCCTATACTTATCCCTGTTGCCGGAGGGACAGTAAAATCCGTTTTTTTCACTATAATTTCTACGGGCTCAAATACTGACGGCACTATAAAAAGAAGCATAAAGACAATAGTTCAGAAAACAGGCAATAATCTTGAAACCATTTACTGGAATGACAATTGGACAGAACAAGGCGCATAG
- a CDS encoding prepilin-type N-terminal cleavage/methylation domain-containing protein: MVKNNISKKTVHCSLFTVHCRKGFTLIEVVVAIAILAITLVTIMQLFSGGLRASRTSCYYTRAIVHAKDKMEELLVKPVSGSGSFADGFNWESTVEPYKQPEDSQFTLLNVKVKISWYKTQDQQDSFEMQSMKTISKNENKQ, translated from the coding sequence ATGGTAAAAAATAATATCTCAAAAAAAACTGTTCACTGTTCACTGTTCACTGTTCACTGCCGTAAAGGTTTCACCCTCATTGAAGTCGTAGTGGCAATTGCCATTTTAGCTATTACGCTGGTGACAATCATGCAGTTATTTTCAGGCGGGCTCAGGGCCAGCAGAACCTCCTGTTACTATACGAGGGCCATCGTGCATGCAAAGGATAAAATGGAGGAGCTTTTAGTTAAACCTGTCTCAGGCAGCGGCAGTTTTGCCGACGGTTTTAACTGGGAGTCAACAGTAGAGCCTTACAAACAGCCCGAGGACTCGCAATTTACACTATTAAATGTAAAGGTAAAAATCTCATGGTATAAAACCCAGGACCAGCAGGACTCGTTTGAAATGCAAAGCATGAAGACAATTTCAAAAAATGAAAATAAACAATAA
- a CDS encoding prepilin-type N-terminal cleavage/methylation domain-containing protein: MKINNKKNPALRIKNTEFKKTVYCSLFTVHCSKGFTLLELLIAMIILSLVAVVIGAGYHIGINAWEKGEAEINETQRLRAISALMSQQMKSMYPLKMKIDNKDVIVFQGKSKSMLFATSLTNEGGCKWIRYSFKDNTLFFREGLLPDKNLEEKIEGNSEKEEVIDQNIPEFKFEYYSAKDDSWKDEWDFGETIPRQIRVTLSYFHPFLITMPLWVKETQTEQQL, encoded by the coding sequence ATGAAAATAAACAATAAAAAAAATCCGGCACTCAGAATTAAGAACACAGAATTCAAAAAAACTGTTTACTGTTCACTGTTCACTGTTCACTGTAGTAAAGGTTTTACCCTCCTTGAGCTTCTCATAGCAATGATAATTCTAAGCCTTGTCGCCGTTGTAATTGGAGCCGGCTATCATATCGGCATTAATGCATGGGAAAAGGGAGAGGCTGAAATAAATGAAACGCAGAGGTTAAGAGCCATCTCCGCCCTGATGTCCCAGCAGATGAAATCCATGTATCCCCTCAAGATGAAAATAGACAATAAAGATGTGATTGTGTTTCAGGGGAAATCAAAATCCATGTTGTTTGCAACCTCACTGACAAATGAGGGGGGTTGCAAATGGATCCGGTATTCCTTCAAAGATAATACCCTTTTTTTCAGGGAGGGCCTTCTTCCTGACAAGAATTTGGAGGAAAAAATTGAGGGGAATTCTGAAAAGGAAGAAGTCATTGATCAAAACATTCCGGAATTTAAATTTGAATATTACTCGGCAAAAGATGACTCATGGAAGGATGAATGGGATTTCGGCGAAACCATCCCGAGACAGATCCGGGTAACGCTTTCATACTTCCACCCTTTTCTGATTACAATGCCGTTATGGGTAAAAGAAACACAGACGGAACAGCAGTTATAA